From the Sphingobacterium sp. lm-10 genome, the window GTATGGATAATATCTCAGTAGGCTATAATTTCCAAGATGCATTAGGCCAAGGCAAAAATATCCGCGTGTCGGGTAACGTGCAAAACGTATTTGTACTAAGTGGTTATCGTGGAATTGACCCGGAAATACAAGATGGTATTGATAATAACTTGTATCCACGTCCACGTACGTTCGTATTGGGTATAAACCTTGATTTGTAATCAGTAATAAAAGACAACATTATGAAACGCAATTTTCTAAAATATATACTAGCCGCATCGATCCTATTCAGTGCATCTGCCTGCCACGATAAATTGGATTTAGTACCGCTCAATGACGTCACTTCCGACGTAGTGTACCAGTCGGTAGAAGGCTACAAACAATCGTTGGCCAAAGTCTACGGCAGTATGGCTATGTCTGGCGGTAGAGGTATTTCCGGCGATGGAGATATCGCTGGTATTGATGCCGGTGCTTCTGACTTTCTCCGCTTGTACTTTAACTTACAGGAGGTCGCTTCTGACAATGCCATTTGCGCTTGGGTACAGGATCCTGGTATATCTGAAATCAACAGTCAGACCTGGTCGTCTAATAACGTGGTGGTTTTAGGTATGTATGCCCGCTCTATGTACCAGATTACAGTAGCCAACGATTTTATCCGGGAGAGTTCGGATGAAAATTTGGCTGCACGAGGTATCGTAGGTGAAGATGCCGAAAACGTACGCAATTTCCGGGCGGAAGCAAGATTCCTTCGAGCATTCCAGTATTGGGTGATGATGGACTTATTTGGCAACCCACCTTTTGTTACTGAAGAGAACACCATTGGCAAGACGCCACCGACACAGATCACTCGTGCAGAACTATTCAACTATGTAGAATCAGAATTGTTAGCTGTACAGGAGCAATTGGTGGCACCTCGCCAGAATGAGTACGGTCGTGCGGATCAAGCGGCAGCATGGATGTTGCTTTCCAAACTGTACCTCAATGCCGAAGTATACACCGGCACTGGCCGTTACAGCGATGCGTTGAGTTATGCTTCTCGGGTGATCAACTCGGCTTATACTTTGAAAGCAAACTATGCGCACCTATTCTTGGCCGATAATAACATTGGACAGGATGAAGTCATTCTATCGATTAACTATGATGCGATCAGAACTCAAAACTTTGGTGGGACAACTTTCTTAGTCAATTCTTCCAGTGGGTCAGGTATGAATATGGCCGCATTAGGTATTCCTAATGGTGGCTGGGGTGGTAATCGTAGCCGTCGC encodes:
- a CDS encoding RagB/SusD family nutrient uptake outer membrane protein, with amino-acid sequence MKRNFLKYILAASILFSASACHDKLDLVPLNDVTSDVVYQSVEGYKQSLAKVYGSMAMSGGRGISGDGDIAGIDAGASDFLRLYFNLQEVASDNAICAWVQDPGISEINSQTWSSNNVVVLGMYARSMYQITVANDFIRESSDENLAARGIVGEDAENVRNFRAEARFLRAFQYWVMMDLFGNPPFVTEENTIGKTPPTQITRAELFNYVESELLAVQEQLVAPRQNEYGRADQAAAWMLLSKLYLNAEVYTGTGRYSDALSYASRVINSAYTLKANYAHLFLADNNIGQDEVILSINYDAIRTQNFGGTTFLVNSSSGSGMNMAALGIPNGGWGGNRSRRTLPAKFTDPSGQTDRRAMFFGENPNITDPAVFVQGLAVTKFKNIDRNNQVAPSNDGTQVSIDFPLMRLADAYLIYAEAVLRGGGGSMGEAVNYVNTVRSRAYGNTSGNVSSISLDFILDERAREFYWEGYRRTDLIRFGRYTGSTYVWPFKGGTTSGTSVPDFRSIYPLPASDVIANPNLTQNPGY